The following DNA comes from Diadema setosum chromosome 20, eeDiaSeto1, whole genome shotgun sequence.
GAGATACAGGAACAAACGTCTCCATGCTCTTACACTGTTTACCAAATGGTTATTACAGTCTAAGACTACCTTTCATAGGAAATACTGACTTTGGTAATAAATACGGTCACTCACAGATTCTCACTTTTTTGGAAACATGTAGTGTTTActacctctgccaaggaaggaggttatctTTTCATTGGCATTGGTTTGTTcgcttatttgtttgtctgtttgcaaaataagtCCAAAAGTTGGGAATGgattatttgaatgaaacttgcagggaaAGTTGCTGGTGACGCAAGGAACAGTTCAAAGGAAATGCTGACTTTGGTAATAGATATGGTCATCCACAAATTTAAAGTTATgaaacaaaatttaacaaatttttaaatgcttcaaaataatgaaaattaacaTCCTGGATGTCCAATACCTGTTATGTTATAGGTCAAGGCCATCTCTACAGAGTGGAACCAGAGAGCTGCTGTACCCTCCCACGTCGTCCAGATGCTGAGCAACTTCCCCAGCTCCCTGCATCCAATGTCCCAGTTCAGTGCCGCCATCTCCGCCATGAACAGCGACAGCAAGTTTGCAGAGGCCTATGCCAAGGGGGCTCACAAGACGTCATATTGGGAGGTAATCATAAGCGCACTGTCCGGTCATTTTATACTGAGTccttcattgtgtgtgtgtgtgtgtgtgtgtgtgtgcatctcaTAGAGTTAGTGAGTAAACCTGCCTGAGGAAAGTCACAGTTTAGTGAGTGCATGTTGGCAGAGAATCTTGACTGTGAGAAAGCATTGTACAGAGAAAACCCAGTCATGAGAAGCTCACTTACAATGAAGTACCGCTTTTATTGACAATAATTTGATGGTCCTGAATGTCTTTTTACTGTATTTACTGGTCTCTTTTTTTAGTACCTTTATAACCAGGTACCAATTATATCAAGATAAAATCAGCAGTTCTGGCAGCCATGTTATAACTGGGTTTCCCCATAATAATCATTTCAAGATATTATAGTAAGCCAAGTGGTCTCCTGAGAGTGACAGGGAAAAATTTTGATCGATTGGGGATgatgatatacatacatgtagcaggAGGTTATGTCTTCTATCAAcctttttgcaaatttatgaGCAAGCTTTCATGTACTCCTGTGGACTTTCTTAAGGAGCACAAAAGAGCCTTTAGACTTAACAACCCAGCCCATTTAGCTTTAGCTGATCACGCCCTCAACACGGCACAACGCTGGAATGATGCCACAGTACTAGCCTTTGAAAGGAATTTTCGCCCAAGAAGGGTGAAAGAGTCCATTGGGATTAAACAAATTCAACCCACACTCAACAGGGATTTGGGCTACGCTTTGTCTCCGATCTTCGCTTCGATGATcagaagacaaacaaacagcaaagaGAAATGTTTTGATCACTTGGCTTGAGTAAGTCCCCTGGAGTGAATCAAAGCTTGCTCACAAAATGCTACAGGTTTGTAGAATCCATAACCTCCTGCTATATCTGAGAGTCCTTTGTCAGTGCATATATCTAGTTTTAAATTTGATACACACTTTTCCTCTTCTGAGGCACAAATATGTGTCTTCATTGTATTCGATACATTTCTGATTTCtgtttaaaaaatgcattcCAGACATTCATGTTTGTGATACAGTAAGATTATAATTGCAACCTCTTACTGTTGCTTGGAAATTCACAGTCGATTTAAATCATGTAATGGTGATAGAAGGGTGAGAAATATCTGGTTAAAATCAAAGAAGTAATAATTTATACCGGTGTTGCAATAGGTGAACACCAAAATGTAGCATGCCTGGTGTCTGTACAGATCATCTCATTTACTGtaaattttctttacaaattttAGTTGTGTTATGCAGAAATAAGAGACAAAATTTGACAGTCTGATCGATTTGATTGGTCTCTTGATCAATCATGAAGTAGACATGAATCATACAGAACTTTCAGACacctttcatatttctttatgagaatttacttgtgtcatttAAAATGCACATTTATTTGTAGCACAAATCATTTGTTAGAGATTACTATTTGAATGTCCACCAGCAACAGAAATGATTATAGATTTCCCACTACTGTGGCATAATTCCTGTAAGAATTCTAAACACTGAAGAACTGAAGAGAATGTAGATTTCCTCTTTCACTGTATAAAGGTAACAGAGTGATGGTATGAGTACCAAATGCAGAAATTATACACTTATAAGGTGTTATGGATAAATGGACCTTGCATCTCTCCATCTCAGCACACCTATGAGGATGCAATGAACCTCATCGCAAAGCTCCCCACCGTGGCTGCAATCATTTACCGCAACCTCTACCGCGACTCCTCCGTCTGTCCCATCGACATGAACCTCGACTGGTCGGGCAACTTTGCCCAGATGCTCGGCTACGACGACCCCATGTTCTCAGAGCTGATGAGACTGTACCTCACAATTCACAGGTGAATTCAACTGGGCAGAGTTCTGTTCAAATTTAATTGATCTGTTGAGTAGTTTTGTTGGCCTTGCTGGTAGAGTAATCAAGAACAGGGTTCCCAGCCCATCAGGAAAATCAGGGAAAATTATTATACTTTTTTCCAGTCAAagaaaagtcagggaatttgatgaaaatgcctCAAATCAGGGAAAGTCTGGGAATTTTGATTGGCCCCAAAATCGAAAGTAGTCACTAACTCTTTGTTATATTTTCTTGCATATCAAAGCAACGTCCATTGGATGAAACTGGATGTGAAACTGGAAATTAGTTGAAATAGTTATGGAAATTTGATACTTCATCAGGGAAAAAtcagggaatttttttttcttgaaatgctgGGAACCCTGAATAAGATACCCAGAGGTATAGATGTATCTGATTTCTACTAAGTTAGGTGATGTGAATTAATTGTTTCATTTCCCTACGTCTTGACTACTACTGTATCATTCAGTGAGTCTTACTAAAACATTCAATACATTGGTCTATTAATTCCagtgattttgatatttgtttgaCACATCTTTTCTTCACGCATCTGCTGATTAATATTGAATTGATGCTAATTAATATAAAACCCATGCTTGTCTACACATATCTGCTAATTGATAGTAAAACCTGTACTTGCCTCACATTAAAAACTGGCAGTGATCACGAAGGAGGCAACGTCAGCGCACACACTGTCCACTTGGTAGGCAGCGCCCTCTCTGACCCTTACCTCTCGTTTGCGGCTGGCATGAACGGTCTCGCTGGACCTCTCCATGGACTCGCCAACCAGGTAAACACTACGACCCGAAtttacgaaggtggtacaaatgaaacaatggtttaaaccatggacaaaaaccatggagcgccaagtgtcacacggaatatttcattacgaaattgttcatttcatcaacaaaatgactgttttgtTAATGAAGTTATcgtttcgtggacgaaatgttcatttagttacaaaatgttgttatttcgttacaaaataatcatttcatcgacgaaatgactgatttcataacgaaatattccatgcaacacttggcgctccatggtttttgtccatggtttcatttgtaccaccttcgtgaattcgggccaaggaGCCTGAAGACTTTAGACTCATGGCTTAGAATGCTAGCCATCTGACCACTCATTGCCCACAGAGAAAAGATTTCCAGAAGAAATTGATGAAGTGGTGAAAGTGAACAATTTACTTCCATCATCACTATTGACTACATATTGTGAGGATATCATTTGTACTACACAGTCAGAGTACCATGCCAGAGATTCCAActgttacttttttgttgtgttctgttctgtatttgaaaaaaaaaatactgcattcttattaaaaaaaaaagttttttttataataatatatTGCTGCACATGACTATTACGGGAAAGatagaaatatatttgttttttttttccaccaaaatGTTCCTTGCCAACGCTCAGAATGTGGAATTGCTATTTTTTAGGTTGGCATCCCTGCCATTGTATGCTGGCCTGCttctatttttattattattatttattcagctttcagtcacaaatatcaatattacattATTCAAAATCAGAGCATTACAATGGAGAGTTATATGGGTGCACCAGGTTGGGCAGCCGGGGTCTGGAAAGAGCCAACTAAATGACTTCTATggcaattctgatgtatttgATCGTTCAAAGTTCCTACATTGTTGTGAAGAATTATTGAGTAATGCAGTGGATAGCATTATAAATGTATGATCTACACATTTGACTAGAGTGATGAGAGTGAACGTCTATGCTGTGATTCTTTTTGGGCTGCACTTGTCATAcgaacatttcttttcttctgcagCACGAATGTTTGCAACCATGCAATGTGCTGCGGTTTCTCATTCAGGTGATGATAAAGAATCATCTGTTGTCACCAGTTTTAAAGTGAGGTCGGTGCACACCGGAGTACACTGCATAGTTGAAAACATTCCTGCCGTACAAGAAAAGAGAACTGTTCGTATGACGAATGAAGCGTGATAAGAATCCCAGCACAGACCAAGGCGTTCAGTGCATTTAAGTTTGCAGATATCATGTACTTCGCACAAAATGAATTCCTTAATCAGTTAAGGactagctgattttgctacagcacacaTTTTCATAGATGCCTGCTCTCTAGTATAGTCATCTTGAACAGGTTAATGACCTTGACATGACCCTTCGCACTCATTACGGTCCTTTCCTGCCTcgactctccctctctcctctacaGGAAGTGCTAGTCTGGCTCACCAAACTCCAGGAAACACTCGGTGGGGAAGTCTCAGACGAAGAGATGAAGAAGTTCATCTGGGACACTCTCAAGTCCGGACAGGTAAGATTAGACTAATTTATCAGTTGCCTTGACAAACAAGTTTTTCAATATGGAAGTAGTCATTCTTGATCCATTACACTAGCCACTCCACACccatttcttttccttctgACAAGAACATTAGCCTGTAATATAATGCTTACTACATCCACCTGTAAAATGTGTGACCCTGCTAGACAGATCAAAGCACGCTAGTGTGCGAGACTGCAATCAATAACAGCATTGTTGTATGTACACAACATTGGTATCAACTCATTCATAGAAGTAAACATAAATACTTAtgtgcatacatttgtacatgtacatgtagaaggTGTGGTACACATGAAATGTCATTGAACCTGTCTGTATTGGCCATCTGTCCACAAAGGCCACTCTGtatgtctcccttgggtggctgctATAACAGAcaagtttgactgtattttACAAAGACTGCAGAACCTCTATGTAGTATAAGGAGAGACTTGTAAACAAACCACCTTTTGCCTTCTCCACTCCCCAGGTGGTTCCTGGCTATGGCCATGCTGTGCTGAGGAAGACAGACCCACGTTATGAGTGCCAGCGGCAGTTTGCCCTGAAGCACCTGCCAGATGACCCAATGTTCAAGCTGGTCAGCCAGCTCTACAAGGTGGTACCTCAGATCCTGCTGGACCAGGGTAAGGCCAAGAACCCTTGGCCCAACGTTGATGCCCACAGCGGAGTTCTGCTGCAGGTAAGCATCGTACAGGTGGTGTCTTGCCTCATCAGCACTTTAAATGCTCATTCACTTGGTTGCTATTTGCTATGAGGTTTCACCAGCGTTACTAATTGTACTTCACCTTGTACTTCACGAGTACTTCACCCTGCCCCTTGACACATAGATGTAATGTAAGTTTCACAAACCCattcaggtgtagcaatgttaCAACCACACATGTCAGTTGTTCATATGGCAACAGCCTTTGTAGGGTCTAGGAGGACTTTTTTAGTCCAATTTATGGACACCTActgcagggctccacactaacttttatttttggtggcccacaGGCAAACATccaaccttttttggtggcccgatcaggccaccaaattctttatttctgaaattttggtggcccgacgtgcatttttggtggccctgggccactgggccaccgttagtgtcgagccctgcctacaGGTATTTGGGGTCAATTGTTGCGTGAAAAAAGCATAGCACCAGATGTGCTGATCAGCAAAGTAAAAGTAGGAAAAGTTAAATGTTGGATACAAGTGCTCCATCACCTTCATGTCTGCTATCACTGATTTTTCAAGCATCTTCAATCATAATTGATATTCAGGATGCTGGCTAAGTGTTACCCATCACTGACATGCTGCAGAGTGTGATGTAAGCTGTTACTTGTTCAGTTTATCAATTTTGTATGGTGGAGGACTGTCTAAGAGTTTATAGGAGCCTGTGATGAAAATGCTTCTATCATAAAAATCACCCTTGAAGGCACAGGCTTTCTTTCTAAGGTCATATTTAGACTGTTGCAACaaacctgggccctgttgcataaaaagatgcaatcaaacagaagtcacaaaatcaaacataagtcaggctcaaccaatcagaattgagtattcagggAATTACGTTTTATTTTCTGACATATGTTTATGGAACAGGGCCCAGGTCTCATAATGTTGTCACTGTCATAGATGTGTCAATACTAACCGCTCCTACAGCTAAATGTAGAGTCGTGATTCTCAGTTTCAAGCCCCCTTCCTCCTATGTCTTTTCTTCCTTCCAGTACTATGGAATGAAAGAGATGAACTACTACACGGTGCTGTTTGGAGTGTCCAGGGCCCTTGGAACGTTGGCTTCTCTCATCTGGGACCGCGCACTTGGTCTTCCTCTGGAGCGACCCAAGTCCATGAGCACCGAGGGTCTAAAGAAACTGGCAGGGGCCAAGTAAAAACCCTCATCCTCTATCCCTGAGTCAGAGTCCCacacctccccctccctctctgaCTGTTCTCACTTGGAAAAAGCAGACATTGATTGGTTGGCTGTTCGAATATGTCTTGCTGAATAAAAGATGTGTTGAAGTGGTCTGAAATGACGCAGCTATATTTCATAGATAATATAATGTGCAAAGATATGTGGAGTTTTGTAATTCTGTTCAGTGTTTCAGTATTCAGAACTGGTGTTTGATATTTGCAAATGATAatagctttgtttgttttgttattttgattttttttttcctcaatgaAATCATATCACATGTGATGTGCATGAGAATCATTGAGTGATTCCTTGCAtgtaatttatgaaattgaCTTAAAAAATAGTTTTTATGATATCTTGATTTGATAGGTGATGTAAAGAGCAGGGTCTAGACGATGGGAGGGAACACAGGTACAGGTTGGACGTTTTACTTGACCAAAGTGGTTTCCCCGACACAGAACCCAGCATATTTTTGAGATTACATTTCTTagtattctttgttttaaagGATACATTTACCCATTTAGCAGAGCTGGGCTGCCTTCTCTTTTCACATGGTTTTGATTCTCCGTTcatttttcgtttttgtttcattaGTACTTCTGAGTCAAACTAAAAAATCTAGCATTATTTTTCTCAGAGGTGAAACTGGTTCTTTGAAATTACTATCGAGCTGAATATACAGCTGGTCCCAAAGTGATGAATTAAAACGGTGCATTCTTTGTCTTGATTTGAAGCTGTACAAGATCCACTGTCATTCAAAACTAATATGACTCTACAAGAAGCTACAAAGTAGTAATGAAGACATACTTTGTTAGTGGACAACCCCTCCTTGAGAGTTAGCTGTGTAATAAAAGAAATGTCTTGTGTATATGTTTTCTCAGGACAGTTCATATTTCCAAAGATGAAATGAGTGTCGTATTGTCGAGCTTACCTCCCAAGAATATGTACTTGTAATCCCAGTGTAAACGAAAGATCAGGACCAGATCTTGCTTTTCAGTGAATGATGAGTGAAATTTGCtgtcacttttttcaaaaaccTTTCCTTGCCTTGTTTTTGTGacttcaaagaaagaaagaaagaaaagaagagagacgCTGATGAGGCATGAATTGAATTGGACTGCTAGCGAGTAACTTCATTAGAGTTGATTTCCACTGCTGAAAATTGTACCCATAGATCTATGCATATTGTGGAaccaaaatgtatgtatatttatcaGTCAttactctgtgtgtgtggggaCCTAACTCAAGGCTGTTCTGCTTTTTTGGAACTGACAGCACCACCTATACATATTTGTGTATGGTCAGTGTAATTTTCTTTCCCAATCTTGTGTGGAGATGTTAAGAGGTGAGTTTTGTATCCTGGcatgtttgtcagacaaaacgtCAGCAGCctgtaaaataaaaacaaaaacaaaaaatgggacctgaaaaaaagaaaaagtcttgATGAAATttgtctattattcacattgTGGTGAGTATGCCAGTAttcttggagaaaataaaacagttttaaaGGAATCCGAACCCCAAAGAAAATGCCCTTTCTATGCCAGTGTTGACTGCTGTGTCTCTGTAATATGTGTAGGTGCATGCAGAACAGAAATTATgtagtgcgtgtgtgtgtgtgtgtgtgtgtgtgtatgtgtgtgtgtgtgtgtgtactggaCTGTATTTCATGCTTCTAACCACACACTGCGCGGTCAACAGTTAGTTTCTGAAACGCCCGGTCAACtggagtgttgtgtgtgtgtgtgagtgtgggggggggggggggcagggaaaTTCCAAATTCCAAAATTCAGCAGCAATTTCTATAATGATTTATaccaagtacatgtagtttaaaACAAGCAACACTATGAGAGCTGGTATGGTTGAAGTGGTTTGACTGTATGTTCAAACCGAGATGTTAGTAAACGGTGTCAATGTGCCTGATCTTCCTCGTAGGCATGTTGGTACATTAATTTACTTACACACGTTTTGGCTGAACATGACTTTGTTTATTCCAAAGGTCTCCTCCGTCACACGGGCAAAACACACAAAGATAACTCATATCCCTGACTTCAGAACATCATCAAAAGTCACGACATCCCACAAACATACATGTTGACTGAAGATACCACTATAAAATCTGTGTTGGGAAATGCCTGTATGTTAACAAGGCATAATGGCCAGATGTGAAGTGTTTAAATACACCATGCTACATGTGGGTACCATATGGCATGCATATTACATTTTGTGTAAATCAAGTAAAGGCAGCCTTTGGCATTCACAAAATGCGCTTGTGCCTCTGTACCTGGGTTCATCATGGTGCTTAACCTGGCACAATCCAACTCCTTTGTATCCTTCCTTTCCAGTTCGGTTAAAATCTCATTACCGGTTTTGGTTTTTTCTTctatggacatgaaaaagtcaCATTTCACTCCTTAAGAGCCACCCTGTAACCTGAGCCTTACCTGTGAGTCTTTATGCATGCCACCAGTaccattgaaaaaaataaaaaatgtgaagaatttTAAgaattattttatcttttttttaaaatctagtGATTGTGCATGTAAATCTTCAGACAAGAACTCCACAAACTGCACCTTTCAGAAAGAAGGAGAGGAATACAAAACTATTTTGATTTCCATGGTCGAACACCA
Coding sequences within:
- the LOC140243289 gene encoding citrate synthase, mitochondrial-like; its protein translation is MPLIKTASQRLLLQAKNILPAFGCGARNASEVTNLKDVIANQIPEKQSEIKSFRKDHGAKVIGEIQIDMLYGGMRGMKGLVTETSVLDPDEGIRFRGYSIPQCQELLPKAPGGKEPLPEGLFWLLVTGEIPTEAQVKAISTEWNQRAAVPSHVVQMLSNFPSSLHPMSQFSAAISAMNSDSKFAEAYAKGAHKTSYWEHTYEDAMNLIAKLPTVAAIIYRNLYRDSSVCPIDMNLDWSGNFAQMLGYDDPMFSELMRLYLTIHSDHEGGNVSAHTVHLVGSALSDPYLSFAAGMNGLAGPLHGLANQEVLVWLTKLQETLGGEVSDEEMKKFIWDTLKSGQVVPGYGHAVLRKTDPRYECQRQFALKHLPDDPMFKLVSQLYKVVPQILLDQGKAKNPWPNVDAHSGVLLQYYGMKEMNYYTVLFGVSRALGTLASLIWDRALGLPLERPKSMSTEGLKKLAGAK